The DNA window AGTATATTAATAAATTTAGCTAATAAATTTGATTCAAATTGAGAATCTGGTAATATTTTTCTTTGACTAATTATACGTCTACGAGGCATAAAATTTACTCCATTATTTTAATAAAACTTAAATAAATATAAATAAAAAATAATATTTAATAATATTATTTAGGTTTTTTTGTTCCGTATTTTGATCTACCTTGTTTTCTATCTTTTACTCCAGTACAATCTAAAGAACCTCTAATAGTGTGATATCTAACTCCAGGTAAATCTTTTACTCTACCTCCTCTTATTAAAATTACAGAATGTTCTTGTAAATTATGTCCTTCTCCTGAAATATAGGAAGTAACTTCAAACCCATTTGTTAATCTTACTCTACAAACTTTACGTAATGCAGAATTTGGTTTTTTAGGAGTTGTTGTATATACTTTTGTACATACTCCTCTTTTTTGAGGAGAGGAATTTAAAGCAGGTACATTAGTTTTTATTATTTTTCTTTTTCTATTTTTTCTAACTAGTTGATTAATTGTTACCATTTTTTTATCCAAATTTAATTTTTATATTTATTTATAAATATAGTTACCATATTATTTGTTTTTTATTTTTTATAACTAAATCAACAAATTTTATATAATCTATTCGTATAATTTTTTTTGAAATATTTATATTTAAACCTCTAGCCAATATATCATCATTTATTGCAAATATTAATATTTTCATTTCTTGTTTTATTTTTATAATTTCTTTTATAAAAATACTATTTTTTAATCCAGCTATTACTCCATCTTGAATTAATAATAAATCATCATTTTTATTTAAAAGATTTAATAGTAAAGAAAAATTACAAGATGATGGAGAATTAAATAAGGTATATAACATATATATAAAAATATTTTATTTAATTAAAAATTAAGAATTATATTATAATTATTAATTTTTTTTTGCCACATTAATGGATTTATAATTTGAACAGGTAAAATCCAATTTTTTTTTTTATAATCTTTTATTCCTAATATTTCTAAAGATTTTGAACAAATAAAATAATTATTAATATTACATAATTTTAAAATACCAAAACTAATATTATAATTTTTTAATAAAAATTTTTCTGTTTTTTGTTTTTTTCGTATTTGTAAAATACCATCTCCTACAAAAAATAATGCTATATCCTCAGTAAATGAGGATATAGAAATTACAGCATCAAGTCCTTCTTTACCAATACTATTTCCATAAGGAGATTTAGAAAATATAAATGCTATTTTATTCATTAAAATTGAACTAAGCGATCACAAGTTAATATTGATTTTGTAAATGTACTTAAAGTAGTTATTTGAAAATAATTATTAATCATATTATTTTGATTATAATTAATAAAATTTTCTTTATTAAAACTATTTTTTTCTTCTAAAATTAAACCTCTTCTTTTAGCAGAAGTAATACATAAATATAAATTTATATGATATTTTATACTTAATTTTTTCCAAGAAGTAATTAAATTCAATTCATTATCATTAAATTTAATATTTTTATTAGAATTACATACTCCATCTCTATAAAAAAAAATACTTTTTATTATTTCTTTTTTCTGTATTACCGCTTTAGCGAATAAATATGCAGAATAAGAATTTTGATTATTATATGGAGCTTCTGTGATTAATATTACAAAAATCATATTATTTAAAAATCCAAAAATAAAAAACATTTTACATTAACTTTATATAATTTATTTTTTTTGCTTATATACAATTTTTTATAAATAAAAAATTTATTTTGTAGATACTGAATCTCTTATATCTACAAGTTCAATATCAAATATTAAAGTAGAATTAGGTGGTATTCCTGAAGTTATTTCTGATCCATAAGCTAATTTAGGAGGTATAACTAATGTTATTTTACCACCTTTTTTTATATATTTTAATCCTTCTTTCCACCCAGCTATTACTTGTTTTAAACTTATAAATAAAGGTTTATTTGGTTCTGTATCATCAAATTCAGTACCATCAATTAATTTTCCTGTATATTTAATAGCAATAATTTGATTATTATTAGTAATTTTTTTACCATAACCCATTTTATGTATTTGATATACTAATCCACTTTTAGTCTGCTTTACATTTTTTCTTTTTAAAAAATTTTTAATATATTTTTGTCCTTGAATTTTACTCATGTTTGCTTCATCTTGAGCTTCATCTGGAGTAAAATTTTTTACATTTTTTTCATATAATGTAAGTAATCTATCAATTTCATCATTAGAAAGTTTATGTTTACATTCTAAAGAATCAGAAACTCCTTGAAGAATAAATTTTTTCTCTAATACTATTTTTAATGTTTTTTGTATTTGATATGAATTAGTTAAATATTTTCCTATTATTATACCTAAAGCATAAGACATTTTTTCATTATCATTTTTAAATTTTTTTTCTTTTTTTTTATTTTCTATAATTTGTTTTTTTTTTTGATTTTTTATCTTTTTTTTAATAATATTTTTAGTTTTATTTTTATTCCACCATGATGTATTATTTAATTTAAATGCATTTGCAGTAGATAAATTTAAGCCAATACTTAAAATTAATATAATAAATATTGATACTTTTTTATTAAAAAATTTCATTTTTTCTCCAAAATTTTTTAGTAATATTAAAATTTTTAAAATTTTAAAATATATATTTAAAATAAGATAATTAAATTATCTTATTTTATATAAATATTACTTTTAATAAAATAAAAAAACAAGTTTAAATATTAATTTTTATAAAAATTTAAATTAACAATTTTAACATTCTTCTTAATGGTTCTGATGCACCCCAAAGTAATTGATCGCCTACTGAAAAAATTGAAAAACAATTTTTATCTATATTTAATTTTTTTATTCGTCCTACAACTATATCTAATTTTCCACTTACAAAAGATGGGGTAAGGAAATTAATAGTATCATCAAAATTATTTGGTATAATTTTTACCCATTTATTATGAGATTTAATAAGATAATGAATATTATCTATAGATAAGTTTTGTTTTAATTTTATTGTAAATGATTGACTGTGTGAACGTAAAGTTGCAATTCTAACACATATTCCATCAATTGGTATTATTTTAGTCGTATTTAAAATTTTATTAGTTTCATACTGTCCTTTCCATTCCTCTTTGGTTTGACCACTATTATTTATTTTTTTATCTATCCAGGGAATTAAATTATTAATTAAAGAAGTATGAAAAAATTTTTTGGGAAAATTAGGTGAATACATTTTTTTTGAAATTTCTTGTTCTATATTTAAAACATTATCAGATTTATAATCAATTAAATTAGGTATATTATTAGATATATATTTTATTTGTAAAATAAGTTCTTTCATAAATTTAGCACCAGCACCTGATGCTGCTTGATATGTAGAAACAGAAATCCAATCAATTAAATTATTTTTAAATAATCCTCCTAAAGCCATTAACATTAAACTAACAGTACAATTACCTCCTACAAAAGTTTTTATTCCCATATTTAATTTTTGTTGTATATCTTTTAAATTAATAGGATCTAAAACAATAACTGCATTATCTAATGTTCTTAAATTAGAAGCTGCATCTATCCAATAGCCATTCCAGCCTTTTTCACGTAATTTAAAATAAATTTCGTTTGTATATACACTTCCCTGGCATGTTATAATTATATCTAACTCTAATAATTTTTCAATATTATAAGCATTTTCTAATTTTTTATTTTTACTTTTTATATTAATATTAGGTATAGATTCCCCATATTGAGAAGTAGAAAAAAAAATAGCATTAATATTATTAAAATCTTTTTTTTCTAGCATTCTTTTTATAAGAACCGAACCTACCATTCCTCTCCAACCAATAAAACCGACATTTTTCATTATTTTACCTTATAAAACATATTTTTTCTATTTTATAAATTTTTTTAAAAAACATTAAATATTAAATTAAAATAATTATATAATAATTACAAATAATTATTTTTATAATAATAAATTTTTTAATAAAATTAAATTAATTAATATTATTAATATTCCAATTAATAGGTTTTTTTTTTTTTAAAATAAGATATTTATTTGTTTTAGAAAAATGTTTACAAGTAGAAAAACCTTTATAGAAAGATAAAGGAGATGGATGTGATGTTGTTAAGACTAAATGATTTGATGTTATAAAATTTATTTTTTTTTTAGCGTAATTTCCCCATAATAAAAAAACAATATTTTTATAATTATAATTAATTATTTTTATTATATTATTTGTAAAAATTTCCCATCCAATATCAGCATGAGATCTAGGTTTTTCTTTTTCTACAGTTAAAACAGAATTTAATAACATTACACCTTCATTAACCCAATTTATTAAATATCCATGATTAGGAATCCTAAAATTAGGAATATCTAATTTTACAGTTTTATAAATATTTTTTAGTGTAGGAGGGATATTTATATTAGGCATTACTGAAAATGCTAAACCATTAGCTTGATTAAAACCATAATAAGGATCTTGGCCAATAATTACTACTTTTAAATTATTAAAATTTATTTTTTTAAAAATATTAAAAATATATTTTTTTTTAGGATAAATAATTTTATCATTATTAATATCTACATTAATTTTTTTAATTAATTTTATAAAATATTTTTTTTTTTTTTCTTGATGAAAAAAAAATTTCCATAAAAAATCTTTATTATTCATAATAATGTATAATTTTAAAAATATAAATTTATGTAATATAAAAAAATATTATATAATAATTTTATAAAAAATAGAATGTAATGATATTTTAATTTTAATATTTGATTATAATCATAATTATAAGGTAAATAAAATGATGAAATATTATGAAATAATATTAATGATAAATCCAGATCAAAGTGATCAAATAAATAGTATTATAAAATATTATAAAAAATTTATTATTAAAAATAATGGTTTTATTTCAAGATTCGAAGATTGGGGTAGAAGACAATTAGCTTATCCTATATTAAAATTACATAAAGCACATTATATTTTAATAAATATTAATTTAAATAATACTAATATAATAAAAGATATTGAAAAAAGTTTAAGAATTAATGAACATATTATAAGATATCTTATAATTAAAACAAAAACAGAAAGAAAAAATATATCTTGTGTTTTAAAATTAAAAGATGAACGTCAAGAAAAACGTAATGATGTCATTAAAACAATATAATATAAACATAAATTTCTATAAATAAAATAAATTTATTTTATAAATATTTGGAGT is part of the Enterobacteriaceae endosymbiont of Donacia fulgens genome and encodes:
- the tusD gene encoding sulfurtransferase complex subunit TusD → MFFIFGFLNNMIFVILITEAPYNNQNSYSAYLFAKAVIQKKEIIKSIFFYRDGVCNSNKNIKFNDNELNLITSWKKLSIKYHINLYLCITSAKRRGLILEEKNSFNKENFINYNQNNMINNYFQITTLSTFTKSILTCDRLVQF
- the tusC gene encoding sulfurtransferase complex subunit TusC, with amino-acid sequence MNKIAFIFSKSPYGNSIGKEGLDAVISISSFTEDIALFFVGDGILQIRKKQKTEKFLLKNYNISFGILKLCNINNYFICSKSLEILGIKDYKKKNWILPVQIINPLMWQKKINNYNIILNF
- the fkpA gene encoding FKBP-type peptidyl-prolyl cis-trans isomerase; its protein translation is MKFFNKKVSIFIILILSIGLNLSTANAFKLNNTSWWNKNKTKNIIKKKIKNQKKKQIIENKKKEKKFKNDNEKMSYALGIIIGKYLTNSYQIQKTLKIVLEKKFILQGVSDSLECKHKLSNDEIDRLLTLYEKNVKNFTPDEAQDEANMSKIQGQKYIKNFLKRKNVKQTKSGLVYQIHKMGYGKKITNNNQIIAIKYTGKLIDGTEFDDTEPNKPLFISLKQVIAGWKEGLKYIKKGGKITLVIPPKLAYGSEITSGIPPNSTLIFDIELVDIRDSVSTK
- the rpsL gene encoding 30S ribosomal protein S12, which gives rise to MVTINQLVRKNRKRKIIKTNVPALNSSPQKRGVCTKVYTTTPKKPNSALRKVCRVRLTNGFEVTSYISGEGHNLQEHSVILIRGGRVKDLPGVRYHTIRGSLDCTGVKDRKQGRSKYGTKKPK
- the asd gene encoding aspartate-semialdehyde dehydrogenase, with translation MKNVGFIGWRGMVGSVLIKRMLEKKDFNNINAIFFSTSQYGESIPNINIKSKNKKLENAYNIEKLLELDIIITCQGSVYTNEIYFKLREKGWNGYWIDAASNLRTLDNAVIVLDPINLKDIQQKLNMGIKTFVGGNCTVSLMLMALGGLFKNNLIDWISVSTYQAASGAGAKFMKELILQIKYISNNIPNLIDYKSDNVLNIEQEISKKMYSPNFPKKFFHTSLINNLIPWIDKKINNSGQTKEEWKGQYETNKILNTTKIIPIDGICVRIATLRSHSQSFTIKLKQNLSIDNIHYLIKSHNKWVKIIPNNFDDTINFLTPSFVSGKLDIVVGRIKKLNIDKNCFSIFSVGDQLLWGASEPLRRMLKLLI
- the tusB gene encoding sulfurtransferase complex subunit TusB, coding for MLYTLFNSPSSCNFSLLLNLLNKNDDLLLIQDGVIAGLKNSIFIKEIIKIKQEMKILIFAINDDILARGLNINISKKIIRIDYIKFVDLVIKNKKQIIW
- the ung gene encoding uracil-DNA glycosylase, whose translation is MNNKDFLWKFFFHQEKKKKYFIKLIKKINVDINNDKIIYPKKKYIFNIFKKINFNNLKVVIIGQDPYYGFNQANGLAFSVMPNINIPPTLKNIYKTVKLDIPNFRIPNHGYLINWVNEGVMLLNSVLTVEKEKPRSHADIGWEIFTNNIIKIINYNYKNIVFLLWGNYAKKKINFITSNHLVLTTSHPSPLSFYKGFSTCKHFSKTNKYLILKKKKPINWNINNIN
- the rpsF gene encoding 30S ribosomal protein S6 translates to MKYYEIILMINPDQSDQINSIIKYYKKFIIKNNGFISRFEDWGRRQLAYPILKLHKAHYILININLNNTNIIKDIEKSLRINEHIIRYLIIKTKTERKNISCVLKLKDERQEKRNDVIKTI